The Mangrovibacillus cuniculi sequence TCCTTTAAGGCGTGATAAGAAAAGTACTATAAGAAATACAAGGATAGGGACGAGAGAAAATAGTAATGTCTTCAGCCAGGTTATTTTCTTTACTTTCCATTCAATTAATCGATCCATAACAAAGAATAAGAAAGCAGCGATTAAACTGATCTTTCCTAATACAGAGCCAAACAGCAAATGTAATACAAAGGAAAAAAGGTGAAAAGCATTATTTCTTTTCCATTTTGAAGTAACTTTTAGACTAATCCAATCACTAATCCAAGAGGTGAATCCACCGTATAAAAGAATAATAGGAGAAGAGAAGATCCAATAGGTAACCGAGTAAGAAATTGAATCTAAAAAAAATAAAGAAAAAGGGGTAAATGATTTTTCACCATAAGGATTTAGTATAAATCCTAAAATGATTGGATACATACTCATTGTTAAAGCTGCAGCAGAAATTTTCCTCTTAATCACCTATCTTCCTCCTCTTCTCCAACTCCACAATGCTAGAAACAAATATGCACTATTCATCAAAATAAAAGACAAGAAAAGGTACCCGAATAATAAAGATGTAGGATGTTCGTTTGCAGATAATAGAGTAGCCTCATATGGCATTGGGGGAGTTAAACTAGTTTGATTTTGTTTAACGAAAGCAAAAGGAAAACCGAATGTTACTTCCTCTAATTGTGTTTGATCATCTACTGTTGTCGAAGTAACCATCGGACTAAGGATTAGACAAACATTAAGTAAAACACCAAAGAACATAAATTGTTTAAAAGACATGTGTCACCTCACCATATTATCGCTAGTTTAGCAGTATCATGATAATATGTAAATGAATAGGAGGTTGAGCAATGGGCAATCCAATTAAACTCATGCTATTAGGTATTACCATTCTATTAGTGACAATTTTCTTTCAACAAGTTGTATCACCCGTGGGAGGTAATCCTTCTCCGGTTTTACAACTTCTCCTTGTTTTAGGCATAGGTACTACTCTTGTAGGTTTCTTCAAAAACAAGTAAAGGACGTGTAATAATGAATATTATAACCGTAACGGAAAACCAATTAGGATTGTTAGCGCCATTATTTAATGACTATAGAATGTTTTATGAAAAAGAAAGTGATGTAGAGGGAGCAACAGCATTCTTAAAAGAAAGAATAATAAATAAAGAGTCTACTATTTTCCTTGCCATGATTGATGCTCAGCCAGTTGGATTCGTTCAGTTGTATCCCGTATTTTCTTCTGTTGCCATGCAGCGAGCATACATTTTGAACGATTTATTTGTAGCAAGTAGTGCTCGTAAAAGTGGCGTAGGGCAAGCATTGATGGAAAAAGCTTTTGCTTTCTGCCAATCAGAGAATGCTAGATATGTCATGTTAGAAACGGACTTATCGAATAAGAAAGCGCAAGCCCTTTATGAAAAAATGGGGATGGTTGTTAATCCAGAAGTGTTGTTCTATGTGAAAGGGTTAGCGGATTAAGGTATGGGAAATTTAATAGAACTTACAACAGAGCAACAATTAATCGATGTTTTTCCGATTATGAATCAATTAAGAATCGATCTTTCCTTACAAGAGTTTTTGACCTTATTTTCCCAAATGAAAAAGGAAGCATATCAACTTTTTGGTTGGCAAATGAATGATAAAATTGTTGGTTTAGCGGGTGTGGCTTTCCGCACGAACCTTTATAATGGAAGGCATCTTTATATTTATGATTTAATTACGGATGAAAAAGAACGTTCAAAAGGGTATGGAGATGCATTATTATTAGCGCTGCACTCCTTAGCGAAGGAAAACGGTGCGAAGTATGTAGCATTGGAATCTGGCTTACAAAGAATAGATGCTCATCGTTTCTATGAAGAGAAGATGTGCTATGACAAATGGTGTTATTCGTATAGAAAAGAGTTGTAATGTCTACTTTCATTGTATTATTTCTTTCACTTAGTATTGGTGGTATTTAGGGAGTCTTTCTTGCAGAAACTTCTGCCTTAGCTATACCTGCATTGTTGGGAGCTAATCTAATAGTAGTAATTGTCATTTTAATTGAATTGCAGAGAAGTCTTAGAAACGGTTAAAGATAGAAACGAATGATAATAAGCTTTTTCTAATGGAGAAAAAACTATTGAGGAGATTACATATGATTAAAGCAATCATTTTTGATTTCGACGGATTAATTATTGATACAGAGACAATTTGGTATGAAGCGTTTAAACAAGTTGTAGAACAAAAACATAAAAAAGAGCTAACTATCGAACGTTTTTCTACGTGTATAGGAACGGGTAATAATGTCCTAGAAGCGGCAATAAGAGAATTGGTTGGGGAATCATTAGAATTCGATAAGATGGAAGAAGCTTCTTTTGCTCTGTATAAAGAATTACTACTTCATCCCGTTTTACGAGATGGTGTTCTTGATTACCTACAAGAAGCGAAAGCAAACGGTATTCGAATTGCTTTAGCATCTAGCTCATCAAGGTCTTGGATTGAAGGATACCTACAGCAACTTGGCATATTAGAATACTTCGAGGTAATCAATACAAAAAATGATGTAAAAAATGTGAAACCAGATCCGGAACTGTACCTTAAGACATTAAAGGATTGTAACCTATCTGCTAAGGAGGCGGTTGTGTTTGAAGATTCCTTAAACGGTTTAAGAGCAGCGAAGGCAGCTGGAATTACTTGTGTTGTGGTACCAAATCCAGTTACTGTACATATGCCGTTTGAACAGCATGATTTTAAGTTGAATTCCATGAAAGACATGAGTTTGCTTGAATTACTTAAGCAATTAGAAGCGACTAGAGTGACAAAATAATTCTAAGACAGTTTTCTAAC is a genomic window containing:
- a CDS encoding GNAT family N-acetyltransferase; protein product: MNIITVTENQLGLLAPLFNDYRMFYEKESDVEGATAFLKERIINKESTIFLAMIDAQPVGFVQLYPVFSSVAMQRAYILNDLFVASSARKSGVGQALMEKAFAFCQSENARYVMLETDLSNKKAQALYEKMGMVVNPEVLFYVKGLAD
- a CDS encoding GNAT family N-acetyltransferase, with the translated sequence MGNLIELTTEQQLIDVFPIMNQLRIDLSLQEFLTLFSQMKKEAYQLFGWQMNDKIVGLAGVAFRTNLYNGRHLYIYDLITDEKERSKGYGDALLLALHSLAKENGAKYVALESGLQRIDAHRFYEEKMCYDKWCYSYRKEL
- a CDS encoding HAD family hydrolase, with amino-acid sequence MIKAIIFDFDGLIIDTETIWYEAFKQVVEQKHKKELTIERFSTCIGTGNNVLEAAIRELVGESLEFDKMEEASFALYKELLLHPVLRDGVLDYLQEAKANGIRIALASSSSRSWIEGYLQQLGILEYFEVINTKNDVKNVKPDPELYLKTLKDCNLSAKEAVVFEDSLNGLRAAKAAGITCVVVPNPVTVHMPFEQHDFKLNSMKDMSLLELLKQLEATRVTK